In the Nitrospiria bacterium genome, TAAGGTCAGACTCAGCCCCGCCCTTTTATGATTCGCCCGGCTCACGAAGCGGTCCCAGATTTAGGATGGATGGGAAGACAGTCAAGATGGAAACCCCCGAGCCCGGAAAGCACTCGGGGGTTTTGAACCGTTCAATGCGAGACCCCGGCCTGCTTCGGCACGTGGGAATCGGTCTTCCGATTCAGAAAGGAGCTCACCAATGCAAGACACAGAATCAAACCCGTCGTTATCCCCACCGCCGCGGCCAGCCCGGAACGTCCCGAGGCGGCGGCCGCCCCCTGGACCCCCATCGATGCCGCGGTGGGCGTGAAGTTGGTGGCCAACTGACCCGTGAAATGCATGCCCACGATCGCCGCCCCCATCACCAGCGCGCTCACGATCTTTTGCAAGGTCCCGATTCCGCTGGTCTCGCCCCGTAGATGGAAGGCGAGCCACAGCGCGACCAGCGACACCACGATCGCCACGACAATGGACGCCGCAAAGAAGGTCCTGTCGTACCACATGGTGGCGTCAAGCCGCATGGCCGCCATTCCGGTATAATGCATCGTCCCGATGCCGACCCCCATAAGAACGGATCCGGAAACCAGCGGGACCAGGCCCATGGCGTCCCGGCTCACGATGAACAGCGCGATTCCGGATGTCGCGACCGCGGCCAGCAGCGAAGCCGCCGTCGTCATCGTGTCATAGGAAACCGTCACCGGCAGACTGAACGCCAGCATGGCGATAAAGTGCATCGACCATATTCCAACCCCCATGGCGATCGCCCCCCCCATGAGCCAGAGTTTCCGGGCCGAACCTTGACTGGCCGTCACGCGCCCGGCCAGATCGAGCGCGACGAATGAGGCCACGGCCGCGATAACATAAGACAGGAAGACAAGGCTCATATCGTAACTGCCCACCATCGTTACGGTCATATCTGCGGATTTCATCGTTCACCCTCCGTTCCCGGGTTTCCAACACCCGAACGCTCAATTAATAAAAAATAGCGGAGAGTTTGATTGCTGTCAAGAAAGTCGGCGGGTTGCTTCGAGCAGAAATAAGGATCAAACCGCATGAAAAGACAAAAAAACGGGCCCCTTCCAGACGACGTGACGTCTATACAGGACCCGTCAATAAAATTCGGATCGATTCGTTTTCAAATAAAACCGGTCGGGGCGCGCGGATTTGCATCACGCAGCCGATCCCTGAACATTAGAGCAATGGAAAATGGACCGCATTGTGGGCCCTGTCCATTTTCCAATGCTCCAATGATCCAAAAATTTTCGGTGCAAATTTTTCGGGGCGCGCGGATTTGAACCGCGGACATCCAGCTCCCGAAGCTGGCGCGCTACCGGGCTGCGCTACGCCCCGTTTTTCAAAGTGAATAGTAAGTAGTGAGCAGTGAGGAGAAAACGTATCGTCTCCTCACTCCTCACTCTTTACTCCTCACCGCCATTCCTCGTATTTCAATCCATGGGCCTCGGCCACCCCCGCACTCGTGACCTTTCCCTTGTAGATATTGACCCCCTTGGCCAACGCGGGATCGCGGCGACAGGCCGCCGCCACACCCAGATCGGCCAATTCCAATAGATACGGCAGCGTGACGCCGACCAGGGCCGATGTCGCGGTCCGCGGAAAGGCCCCCGGCATGTTGGCGACGCAATAATGGATCACGCCGTCCACGACGTAAACCGGATCCGAATGGGTCGTCGCTCGGGAGGTCTCGATGCACCCGCCCTGATCAATCGAGACATCCACGATCACGGAACCGCGGCGCATCCCGGCCACGAGGCTCCGGCCGACCAGTTTGGGGGCCTTCGCCCCGGTCACCAGCACGGCGCCGACCACCAGATCCGCGCTCTGGACCGCCTGCTCGATCAGCTCCGGTTTCAAGAGCCGAAGGATGACCTTGCCGGTCACCGCCGCCTCTTCCAGGTTCTGAAGGCGATCCGTCTCCCGATGGAACAGAGTCACCTGTCCGCCCAGTCCCAATGCCATCTGGACGGCGTTGGTTCCGACCGTCCCGGCGCCCAGAACGACGACGCGGGCCGGCGGCACGCCCGGAACCCCGGGCAGGAGCACCCCGCTCCCCCCATGAATCTTCTGGAGATAGAAGGCGCCCATCAGGACCGACATCCGCCCGGCGATCGCGCTCATCGGTCGAAGCACCGGCAACGATCCGTCCGGCGCTTGGATCGTCTCGTAGCCGATGGCGATCACCTCGCGCTGAAGCAGCGCCTCGGTCAAGCGCCGGTCGGCCGCGAGGTGAAGAAAAGTGAAGAGCGTCTGGCCCTTTTGCAGCAGGGAATATTCGGAGGCCTGGGGCTCCTTGACCTTCACGACCAGATCGGCCTCCCCGAACAACCGGGCCCGATCGTTTACGATCTCCGCGCCGACTGCAAGATAGGCCTGGTCGGAATACCCGCTGCCTTGGCCCGCGTTCCGCTCCACCAATACCCGATGGTCCGAGCGGACGACCGTGCGGACCGCCTCCGGCGTCAGGGAAACCCGATACTCGTTGTCCTTGATTTCTTTCGGGACCGCGATGACCATAGACGAGGTTTGAGAATATCAGGTCGAATGCGAAATGTCAATGAAACTACGTTTGACCTGTGGGGCCGAGCCCCCGGTCCGGGTCCGATCCCGGCCGACGTCGTGCCCGGGCCGACGCCGACTCGGTTTCGCACGCGGCCTCCGGCCTTCGCTTGACCGGGGCGCTGATTTTTTATTACAATGCCTTCATGTTCTCACCGATCGAATGGCACCTGGGGGCCAACGGCCCCGTCGTCCGCATGCTGGACCAGACCCGTCTTCCGGGCGAAGTGGTCTGGGTGGACTGTCCCGATCATCAGACCGTGGCGAAGGGGATCAAGGAGCTGTGGGTGCGGGGCGCGCCGGCCATCGGCATCGCGGCGGCCATGGGCTACGCGCTCGGAGCCAATGGGATCCGGGCCGGCACCTACGACGACCTCGCCCGTCAGCTCAAACCGATCCGTGACACTCTGGCCTCGACGCGCCCCACGGCCGTCAACCTGTTCTGGGCCCTCAACCGCATGAACGAGGTCCTCCAGATCCACAAGGACCGGCCGGTCGAGTCGATCAAGGAACGGCTCGTCCAGGAGGCCCGGGCGATCCACGACGAGGACATCCAGCGGAACCTCGCGATGGGCCGCCACGGCGCACGGCTCGTCCAGGAGGGGGATACGATCCTCACCCATTGCAACACCGGCGCCCTCGCGACCGGCGGACACGGAACCGCGCTGGGCGTCCTATTCACGGCGTGGGAAGAAGGAAAACGGTTCAAGGTCCTGGTCGACGAGACACGGCCGGTCCTCCAGGGCGCGCGGCTCACCATGTGGGAGCTCCAGCAGAACAAGATCCCGGCCACCCTGATCGCGGACAACATGGCCGGGGCCTTCATGAAGAAGGGAACGGTCCGGCTCTGCCTCGTCGGGGCCGACCGGATTGCGGCCAACGGGGACACCGCCAACAAGATCGGCACTTATTCCGTGGCGGTGCTGGCCAAGGCCCACCGGATCCCCTTTTACGTCGCGGCGCCGACCTCCACGATCGATTTCTCGATCGCCTCCGGCGAGGCCATCCCCATCGAGGAAAGGAACCCGGAGGAGGTGACGACGATCTTCGGAAAGGTCCGGGTCGCCCCCGCCAACGTGGAGGCCGCGAACCCGGCCTTCGACGTCACCCCCGCGAAATACATTACCGGGATCATCACCGAAGAAGGCGTTTTCAAACCGGGCGAGCTGAAGCGGAAACTGGACGCCCGGAAGCGGGCTTAGGCTTGCTTCGGGGCGGGGGAGACGGGATCATGCAAAAAAGACCCCTGGGAAATGGCGGACTGGCCGTCTCGGCGATCGGGCTGGGCTGCATGGGAATGTCCGAGTTTTACGGCCGGCACGACGACGCGGATTCGATCAAGGCGATCCACCGCGCGCTGGACCTCGGGATCGATTTTCTGGACACGGCCGACATGTACGGGGTCGGGCGCAACGAGACGCTGGTCGGCCGGGCGATCCGGGACCGCCGCGACCGCGTGGTCCTGGCCACCAAATTCGGCAATGTCCGGGGAAACGACGGCAGCTTTCTTGGAATAAACGGGAAACCGGACTATGTCAAATCGGCCTGCGAGGCCAGCCTCAAGCGGCTGGGCGTGGAGGCGATCGATCTCTACTATCAGCACCGGGTCGATCCGGCCACGCCGATCGAGGAAACGGTCGGGGCGATGGCCGGGCTTGTGCGCGAGGGCAAGGTGCGGTATCTGGGGCTCTCGGAGGCGGGACCGAACACGATCCGCCGCGCCCGGGCGGTCCATCCGATCGCGGCGCTTCAGACCGAGTATTCGCTCTGGAGCCGGGAGCCCGAGGACGAGATCCTGCCGCTGTGCCGCGAGCTGGGCATCGGCTTCGTCGCCTACAGCCCGATCGGGCGCGGGTTCTTAAGCGGAAAGATTCGCAAGGCCGAGGACCTGGAGCCGGACGACCGCCGCCGGATCTTCCCCCGCTTTCAGGGCGAAAATTTCCGGCGGAACCTGGGCCTCGTGAAACGGATCGAGGAAATCGCCGGCCGGAAGCATTGCCGGCCGTCGCAGCTCGCGCTGGCCTGGCTGCTGACCCGCGGAGCCGACATCGTGCCGATTCCGGGAACGACCCAAATCCCCCATCTGGAGGAGAACGTCGGCGCGCTCGCGATTCAACTGACGAAGGACGATCTCGCCTCGATCGATGAAGTCGCGCCCCTCGGCGCGGCCGCGGGGACGCGCTATCCCGAACAGCACATGCCGGCGCTGAACCGCTGATCCGGCGCCCCGTTTCGCCTACCCGCTTGTAAAGATAAAAAACTCCCCTACGGGATCCTCCGGGCCTGGACTAGGCAAACGGGTTGTGATCCATCTGTTCCCGGGCCGTTGTGGCCGGGCCGTGGCCGGGAAACAATACCGTGTCTTCCGGAAGGGCGAGCAGTTTTTCCCGAACGGAGGCCAAATGCACGGGGTAGAGCGAGGGGGGATTGGAACGTCCGATGGACCCGGCAAAAAGGGTGTCCCCGACAAAGCAGAAATTCCGCCCGGCGGGGGACACACGGTAGCAGTATCCTCCAAGGGTATGGCCCGGCGTGGCCAGGGCCTCCATTTTCAGGGTTCCAACCCAAAGGGTCGTCCGGTCTGAAAGAGGGGCGAGCAGGCCCTCCGGCGGTTTCGAGGAAAGCAGCGCACGGTCGCCCTCACCCAGATAGACCGGCACCGGCCATTCCGCCACGATGCGATCCAGTCCCCCGGCATGATCGGCGTGGCCGTGGGTTAAACAGACCCCGGTCAGCCTCAGGCCGCGCCGCCGGACCTGCGCGAGCATCTCGGTCGCATCGTATGCCGTGTCGATCAGGACCGCCTCCCTCGATACCGGGTCAAAACAGATATAACCCTTGACGGCATACCCGCCGTAATCCCCCCGGACGGTCACGACCGGACCGTCCGTATCGACCCACGCCCCCGGCGGCTTCGGCCTCCAGCCCCGGATCGCGATATCCTCCAGGGCGTGGACCCGCAGGCCCAGGGCCTCGCCGAGGGCCCGGACCTCCGGCCCTGTCGGAGGGCGCTCCCCGCTTTCGAGGCGTCGGACCTCGGTCTCCGGACGGCCGACTTCTTGGGCCACCTCGGCCAGCGACCGCCCCTGGCCGGTCCGGGCCTTTTTTATGATGTCGCAAAAATCGTCCTCCAAGGCCGTCATGAATCCCCCTCCGATCCGGCCCGGTCCCTCTTCACCACCCGATCTCCTTCCGGTCGCGGATGAACTTCCCGTTCGGGATCTTCGGATCGGTCGCAAGCCAGACGATCGATTCGGCCCCCCTCTCGACGCTCCGCGGCGCCCCCGGCCCGCCCATCCCGGTCCGGACCCAGCCGGGGCAGACCGAGTTCACCCTGACCCGGCCGCCGAGATCCTCGGCGAACTGGACCGTCATCATGTTGAGCGCGGCCTTGGAGATGCTGTAGGCGGGGTAGCCGCCCCCGCCGTCACTCAGCTGGCCCAGGCCGCTCGATACATTGATGATCCGGGCGTCGTCGCTCTTCCTCAGCAGCGGAAGCAGCGCCTGGGAAAGCTCAAACGGGCCGAAGAAGTTCGTCTCCATCGTGGCGCGAAGCGTCCCGATCGGGACGCGGTCCGAACCCCTGTCGTCGTCTTCCAGGATTCCGGCGTTGTTCACCAGGACGTCCAGCCGGCCGGGGTCGGCCGCAAGGTCGCGGGCCAGGCGACGGATCGATTCGGGGTCCGAAACATCCAGCCAATGAAACCGCACGTCGAATCCGGGGCGGGCGAGGTCCTCGACGGCCTTCCGGCCCTTCGCCTCGTCGCGCGCCGTCAGGATCACCGTCCAATTCCTCTCGGCCAGCTGCCGGGCGACTTCATACCCGATTCCCCGGTTGGCCCCCGTCAGGAGTCCGATTCGTTGATTCATAAAGCCCTCTCTTCCCGTTCAGGGGCATTCGGTGGAAAGCGATCCGTACACCTTCGGGATCTTTTTCGGATCCTGATACAACGGCCGGTGATCGAGGTACCCGTTGAAACAGGCCGTCCCACCGCCGTCGATGGAGAGAGCGGCCGCGATGGCGAACACGACGCAGGCGTTCCCGTTCGCCGGATCGATCATCACGCAGGTGAGGGTGCCGCCTTCCACCTTCCCCTCATGGGCGGGCAGTCCCCACAGGGCCCAATCCACCGCCCGATCAGGGTTGGGAATGAGATCCGCCGTCCCCCCGAGAACCGTCGGAAGCGGGTCGTGATTCACGGCGCTCCAGAACAACCCTGTGGCGGAGGGATTCCAATCCACCCGGCCCCGGAACCCCCCGATGAAGATCGCGGCGCCGCACACGCTCTGAGGACAGAGTTCCGGCCCCTCGATCAGGACGTCGATCCCCTGCGGCAGGGCCTGGGAATCCGGCGCCGCCGATACGGGATGGACCGCGAACAGGACGGAGACGAGAATTCCAAGAAGCGAAGACAACGAAGACTTCCAACGAGCAGGGCTCATGACCTTCTCCTTTCGATTTGAGGTTTGGCGTCGATGGAACCGTTCGGCCTCGAACGAGGGAACGCGCTACCGGGCCGTGGGGGCTCCCTGAAGATCCTTCAGCAAGGCCTTGAACTCCGGAGACTGGCGCAGCAGTTCCCCTCCCTTTTGAACCAGTCGGTCCACGACCGACGGGTCCAGCTTGAAGCTCGTGGGAAGCGACAGGAATTCCTCCCGTTCTCCGGGATCGGCGATGTTTTCGAAATTCACCTCGATGATGTAAAACGTCATCCCCTTGAGCGCCGGCGGAGGGGCCGCCGCCGGGCAGCGCTGGGCCAGGAGAGCCCGGCAGTC is a window encoding:
- a CDS encoding MHYT domain-containing protein, producing the protein MKSADMTVTMVGSYDMSLVFLSYVIAAVASFVALDLAGRVTASQGSARKLWLMGGAIAMGVGIWSMHFIAMLAFSLPVTVSYDTMTTAASLLAAVATSGIALFIVSRDAMGLVPLVSGSVLMGVGIGTMHYTGMAAMRLDATMWYDRTFFAASIVVAIVVSLVALWLAFHLRGETSGIGTLQKIVSALVMGAAIVGMHFTGQLATNFTPTAASMGVQGAAAASGRSGLAAAVGITTGLILCLALVSSFLNRKTDSHVPKQAGVSH
- the ald gene encoding alanine dehydrogenase; the protein is MVIAVPKEIKDNEYRVSLTPEAVRTVVRSDHRVLVERNAGQGSGYSDQAYLAVGAEIVNDRARLFGEADLVVKVKEPQASEYSLLQKGQTLFTFLHLAADRRLTEALLQREVIAIGYETIQAPDGSLPVLRPMSAIAGRMSVLMGAFYLQKIHGGSGVLLPGVPGVPPARVVVLGAGTVGTNAVQMALGLGGQVTLFHRETDRLQNLEEAAVTGKVILRLLKPELIEQAVQSADLVVGAVLVTGAKAPKLVGRSLVAGMRRGSVIVDVSIDQGGCIETSRATTHSDPVYVVDGVIHYCVANMPGAFPRTATSALVGVTLPYLLELADLGVAAACRRDPALAKGVNIYKGKVTSAGVAEAHGLKYEEWR
- the mtnA gene encoding S-methyl-5-thioribose-1-phosphate isomerase, which produces MFSPIEWHLGANGPVVRMLDQTRLPGEVVWVDCPDHQTVAKGIKELWVRGAPAIGIAAAMGYALGANGIRAGTYDDLARQLKPIRDTLASTRPTAVNLFWALNRMNEVLQIHKDRPVESIKERLVQEARAIHDEDIQRNLAMGRHGARLVQEGDTILTHCNTGALATGGHGTALGVLFTAWEEGKRFKVLVDETRPVLQGARLTMWELQQNKIPATLIADNMAGAFMKKGTVRLCLVGADRIAANGDTANKIGTYSVAVLAKAHRIPFYVAAPTSTIDFSIASGEAIPIEERNPEEVTTIFGKVRVAPANVEAANPAFDVTPAKYITGIITEEGVFKPGELKRKLDARKRA
- a CDS encoding aldo/keto reductase → MQKRPLGNGGLAVSAIGLGCMGMSEFYGRHDDADSIKAIHRALDLGIDFLDTADMYGVGRNETLVGRAIRDRRDRVVLATKFGNVRGNDGSFLGINGKPDYVKSACEASLKRLGVEAIDLYYQHRVDPATPIEETVGAMAGLVREGKVRYLGLSEAGPNTIRRARAVHPIAALQTEYSLWSREPEDEILPLCRELGIGFVAYSPIGRGFLSGKIRKAEDLEPDDRRRIFPRFQGENFRRNLGLVKRIEEIAGRKHCRPSQLALAWLLTRGADIVPIPGTTQIPHLEENVGALAIQLTKDDLASIDEVAPLGAAAGTRYPEQHMPALNR
- a CDS encoding MBL fold metallo-hydrolase; amino-acid sequence: MTALEDDFCDIIKKARTGQGRSLAEVAQEVGRPETEVRRLESGERPPTGPEVRALGEALGLRVHALEDIAIRGWRPKPPGAWVDTDGPVVTVRGDYGGYAVKGYICFDPVSREAVLIDTAYDATEMLAQVRRRGLRLTGVCLTHGHADHAGGLDRIVAEWPVPVYLGEGDRALLSSKPPEGLLAPLSDRTTLWVGTLKMEALATPGHTLGGYCYRVSPAGRNFCFVGDTLFAGSIGRSNPPSLYPVHLASVREKLLALPEDTVLFPGHGPATTAREQMDHNPFA
- a CDS encoding SDR family oxidoreductase → MNQRIGLLTGANRGIGYEVARQLAERNWTVILTARDEAKGRKAVEDLARPGFDVRFHWLDVSDPESIRRLARDLAADPGRLDVLVNNAGILEDDDRGSDRVPIGTLRATMETNFFGPFELSQALLPLLRKSDDARIINVSSGLGQLSDGGGGYPAYSISKAALNMMTVQFAEDLGGRVRVNSVCPGWVRTGMGGPGAPRSVERGAESIVWLATDPKIPNGKFIRDRKEIGW